The Vitis vinifera cultivar Pinot Noir 40024 chromosome 12, ASM3070453v1 genome has a segment encoding these proteins:
- the LOC100263071 gene encoding protein ACTIVITY OF BC1 COMPLEX KINASE 7, chloroplastic isoform X2, with the protein MAAILASHSCYCRNVELMNQGRAVENLGFSSSISSQNFSKFERPTCHLPMADKSFRFQVEMRKSESPVSLGTNGRATKMVPTSEIAKNRTPPTKKVEIVNGSSRVVNGASIVKRDTATALVKAQKSKESRDLPPMEELKVLPSDEGFSWANENYNSWQRSIDVWSFVISLRLRILLDNAKWAYLGGFTEDKQKNRSRKTASWLRERVLQLGPTFIKFGQLSSTRSDLFPREFVDELAKLQDRVPAFSSKKARDLIESELGASIEILFKEFEDQPIAAASLGQVHRAVLHNGEKVVVKVQRPGLKKLFDIDLRNLKLIAEYFQRSETFSGATRDWIGIYEECATLLYQEIDYMNEGKNADRFRRDFRNVKWVRVPLVFWDYTATKVLTLEYVPGIKINRRDMLDAQGFNRSRISSHAIEAYLIQVMQSLTDLEALQPTGDLSSVRRSVQFFLDNLLSQTPDQPQTLAAIGEDLFAIATDQPIRFPSTITFVLKAFSTLEGIGYSLDPDFSFVKIAAPYAQELLDIRQQQRTGPQFVQEIRKQADDARTYTMSMPYSVQRIEEFVKQLESGDLKLRVRVLESERAARKATILQMATMYTVLGGTLLSLGVTLSNQGSQVIANGSYVGAGVFLVLFIRSMQRVKRLDKFEKMI; encoded by the exons ATGGCGGCAATACTGGCTTCACACAGCTGCTATTGCCGCAATGTGGAGTTGATGAATCAAGGAAGAGCAGTAGAGAATCTCGGTTTCTCAAGCTCAATTTCTTCTCAGAATTTCTCAAAGTTTGAGAGGCCCACATGTCATCTGCCTATGGCTGATAAATCCTTTAGATTTCAAGTAGAGATGCGAAAGAGTGAATCTCCCGTGAGCTTAGGTACAAATGGACGAGCTACTAAAATGGTTCCCACGAGTGAGATAGCGAAAAACAGAACCCCGCCCACCAAAAAAGTAGAAATAGTGAATGGCTCAAGCCGGGTTGTTAATGGAGCAAGCATAGTGAAGAGAGATACTGCAACTGCCCTGGTTAAGGCACAAAAAAGTAAAGAATCTAGAGATCTCCCACCAATGGAGGAGCTAAAGGTTCTGCCCTCTGATGAAGGTTTCAGCTGGGccaatgaaaattataattccTGGCAGAGGTCTATAGATGTTTGGTCCTTTGTTATTTCTCTACGTCTTCGCATTCTGTTGGACAATGCAAAATGGGCATATTTAGGAGGTTTTACAGAAGATAAGCAG AAAAACAGAAGCCGTAAAACTGCCTCATGGTTGCGGGAACGCGTTCTGCAACTTGGTCCAACTTTTATCAAATTTGGGCAGTTATCCTCAACAAGGTCAGATCTGTTTCCAAGAGAGTTTGTGGATGAGCTTGCCAAGTTGCAG GATAGGGTACCTGCTTTTTCATCAAAAAAAGCAAGAGACTTAATTGAGAGTGAACTGGGAGCTTCAATTGAAATATTGTTCAAGGAGTTTGAAGACCAGCCAATTGCTGCAGCTAGTCTTGGTCAG GTGCATCGGGCTGTCCTACATAATGGAGAGAAAGTTGTTGTGAAAGTTCAGAGGCCTGGTCTCAAGAAACTTTTTGACATCGACCTAC GAAATTTAAAGCTAATTGCAGAGTATTTTCAGAGAAGTGAAACCTTTAGTGGAGCAACAAGAGATTGGATTGGTATATATGAAGAATGTGCTAC GCTTTTGTATCAAGAAATTGATTATATGAATGAAGGGAAGAATGCTGATAGATTCCGCAGGGATTTTCGAAATGTAAAGTGGGTTCGAGTACCT CTGGTGTTTTGGGATTATACTGCCACAAAGGTATTGACCTTGGAGTATGTTCCAG GCATTAAGATAAATCGGCGGGATATGCTAGATGCACAGGGTTTTAATCGTTCTCGTATTTCATCACACGCTATTGAAGCATACTTAATTCAG GTTATGCAAAGTCTTACAGATCTTGAAGCACTGCAACCCACAGGAGACTTGTCATCA GTGAGGAGAtcagtgcaatttttcttggaCAATTTGTTAAGTCAGACGCCAGATCAGCCGCAGACTTTAGCTGCAATTGGTGAG GATTTGTTTGCTATAGCCACAGATCAGCCAATCCGTTTTCCATCTACCATCACCTTTGTTCTAAAGGCATTTTCAACACTGGAag GAATTGGCTACTCACTTGATCCAGATTTTTCCTTTGTGAAGATTGCTGCACCTTATGCACAG GAGCTTTTAGATATACGACAGCAGCAGCGAACTGGACCACAATTTGTGCAGGAGATAAGGAAACAAGCAGACGAT GCCAGAACCTACACCATGTCCATGCCATACAGTGTCCAGAGGATAGAAGAATTTGTGAAACAACTTGAATCAGGAGACCTGAAACTTCGAGTTCGAGTACTTGAG TCTGAAAGAGCAGCTCGGAAGGCAACCATACTACAGATGGCTACCATGTACACAGTTTTAGGAGGTACCCTGCTAAGCCTTGGCGTCACATTAAGCAATCAAGGCAGTCAAGTTATCGCAAATGGTTCGTATGTTGGTGCAG GTGTTTTCTTGGTATTGTTTATTAGGTCCATGCAAAGGGTGAAAAGGCTAGATAAATTTGAGAAGATGATATGA
- the LOC100263071 gene encoding protein ACTIVITY OF BC1 COMPLEX KINASE 7, chloroplastic isoform X1, whose product MAAILASHSCYCRNVELMNQGRAVENLGFSSSISSQNFSKFERPTCHLPMADKSFRFQVEMRKSESPVSLGTNGRATKMVPTSEIAKNRTPPTKKVEIVNGSSRVVNGASIVKRDTATALVKAQKSKESRDLPPMEELKVLPSDEGFSWANENYNSWQRSIDVWSFVISLRLRILLDNAKWAYLGGFTEDKQKNRSRKTASWLRERVLQLGPTFIKFGQLSSTRSDLFPREFVDELAKLQDRVPAFSSKKARDLIESELGASIEILFKEFEDQPIAAASLGQVHRAVLHNGEKVVVKVQRPGLKKLFDIDLRNLKLIAEYFQRSETFSGATRDWIGIYEECATLLYQEIDYMNEGKNADRFRRDFRNVKWVRVPLVFWDYTATKVLTLEYVPGIKINRRDMLDAQGFNRSRISSHAIEAYLIQILKMGFFHADPHPGNLAIDVDETIIYYDFGMMGEIKSFTQERLLELFYAIYEKDAKKVMQSLTDLEALQPTGDLSSVRRSVQFFLDNLLSQTPDQPQTLAAIGEDLFAIATDQPIRFPSTITFVLKAFSTLEGIGYSLDPDFSFVKIAAPYAQELLDIRQQQRTGPQFVQEIRKQADDARTYTMSMPYSVQRIEEFVKQLESGDLKLRVRVLESERAARKATILQMATMYTVLGGTLLSLGVTLSNQGSQVIANGSYVGAGVFLVLFIRSMQRVKRLDKFEKMI is encoded by the exons ATGGCGGCAATACTGGCTTCACACAGCTGCTATTGCCGCAATGTGGAGTTGATGAATCAAGGAAGAGCAGTAGAGAATCTCGGTTTCTCAAGCTCAATTTCTTCTCAGAATTTCTCAAAGTTTGAGAGGCCCACATGTCATCTGCCTATGGCTGATAAATCCTTTAGATTTCAAGTAGAGATGCGAAAGAGTGAATCTCCCGTGAGCTTAGGTACAAATGGACGAGCTACTAAAATGGTTCCCACGAGTGAGATAGCGAAAAACAGAACCCCGCCCACCAAAAAAGTAGAAATAGTGAATGGCTCAAGCCGGGTTGTTAATGGAGCAAGCATAGTGAAGAGAGATACTGCAACTGCCCTGGTTAAGGCACAAAAAAGTAAAGAATCTAGAGATCTCCCACCAATGGAGGAGCTAAAGGTTCTGCCCTCTGATGAAGGTTTCAGCTGGGccaatgaaaattataattccTGGCAGAGGTCTATAGATGTTTGGTCCTTTGTTATTTCTCTACGTCTTCGCATTCTGTTGGACAATGCAAAATGGGCATATTTAGGAGGTTTTACAGAAGATAAGCAG AAAAACAGAAGCCGTAAAACTGCCTCATGGTTGCGGGAACGCGTTCTGCAACTTGGTCCAACTTTTATCAAATTTGGGCAGTTATCCTCAACAAGGTCAGATCTGTTTCCAAGAGAGTTTGTGGATGAGCTTGCCAAGTTGCAG GATAGGGTACCTGCTTTTTCATCAAAAAAAGCAAGAGACTTAATTGAGAGTGAACTGGGAGCTTCAATTGAAATATTGTTCAAGGAGTTTGAAGACCAGCCAATTGCTGCAGCTAGTCTTGGTCAG GTGCATCGGGCTGTCCTACATAATGGAGAGAAAGTTGTTGTGAAAGTTCAGAGGCCTGGTCTCAAGAAACTTTTTGACATCGACCTAC GAAATTTAAAGCTAATTGCAGAGTATTTTCAGAGAAGTGAAACCTTTAGTGGAGCAACAAGAGATTGGATTGGTATATATGAAGAATGTGCTAC GCTTTTGTATCAAGAAATTGATTATATGAATGAAGGGAAGAATGCTGATAGATTCCGCAGGGATTTTCGAAATGTAAAGTGGGTTCGAGTACCT CTGGTGTTTTGGGATTATACTGCCACAAAGGTATTGACCTTGGAGTATGTTCCAG GCATTAAGATAAATCGGCGGGATATGCTAGATGCACAGGGTTTTAATCGTTCTCGTATTTCATCACACGCTATTGAAGCATACTTAATTCAG ATACTAAAAATGGGTTTCTTTCATGCTGATCCTCATCCTGGAAACCTTGCCATTGATGTGGATGAAACGATTATCTACTATGACTTTGGTATGATGGGAGAAATCAAATCTTTCACACAGGAGAGATTGCTTGAACTTTTCTATGCAATTTATGAAAAAGATGCAAAAAAG GTTATGCAAAGTCTTACAGATCTTGAAGCACTGCAACCCACAGGAGACTTGTCATCA GTGAGGAGAtcagtgcaatttttcttggaCAATTTGTTAAGTCAGACGCCAGATCAGCCGCAGACTTTAGCTGCAATTGGTGAG GATTTGTTTGCTATAGCCACAGATCAGCCAATCCGTTTTCCATCTACCATCACCTTTGTTCTAAAGGCATTTTCAACACTGGAag GAATTGGCTACTCACTTGATCCAGATTTTTCCTTTGTGAAGATTGCTGCACCTTATGCACAG GAGCTTTTAGATATACGACAGCAGCAGCGAACTGGACCACAATTTGTGCAGGAGATAAGGAAACAAGCAGACGAT GCCAGAACCTACACCATGTCCATGCCATACAGTGTCCAGAGGATAGAAGAATTTGTGAAACAACTTGAATCAGGAGACCTGAAACTTCGAGTTCGAGTACTTGAG TCTGAAAGAGCAGCTCGGAAGGCAACCATACTACAGATGGCTACCATGTACACAGTTTTAGGAGGTACCCTGCTAAGCCTTGGCGTCACATTAAGCAATCAAGGCAGTCAAGTTATCGCAAATGGTTCGTATGTTGGTGCAG GTGTTTTCTTGGTATTGTTTATTAGGTCCATGCAAAGGGTGAAAAGGCTAGATAAATTTGAGAAGATGATATGA